The DNA region ACCATTTTCTGTAGGCGGCTGATGAACCTGGGATGGGTTCGCTCAAGGTATTGCAGCAGGGGACCGGTATAGTGGATGCAAAACCTGATTTGGGGGAACCGGTCCATCACGTCAATAAACGGCGCGTAGGCCTGTTTGTAGGCGGATTCCATCACCTCGTCAAAATTACCCACCGGCTGGTGGTTGTGGACGCAGAAGATAAAGTTCACAGGCATAGAATAATTATAATAACATAAGAGAAGCGTGGGAGCAAGAAAAATCTGCCACAAAGGCACAAAGACACTAAAATATATTGATAGATTGTTTTCTTCGTGCCTTGGTGTCTTCGTGGCAAGTTTTACACTTTCCTATACTACAAGAAATGAGTGGATAAGAGCATCTAATCAGCCACGCGCCATCTTCGGCCGGCCGGGCCGTCTACTCCGGCGGGATTTACTCCCGGCCAGTCCAGTCCGCCGGTTGCCGTGGTTTTCCACGGACCGGTAGTCAACCCGGTATCAGTGGCAAAAACCGTGCCCGCCTCATTGACAATAAGCGAGTTGACTCCGCTGGTCCCATAAACATCGGGCGCAGCCATGAAACCGTACCGGTTATTATTGCAGGCCGGAATAGTATTGGTTCCAACGGTATTGACTCTATAGGCGGTACCGCCCGGCGCATCAAGGGTCATAGCCCGGAACCAATAGCCGGATTTTGTTCCGGTCAAAACAGAGGTCCAGACTTCCACCTGAATGCCTCCAAACGGCAGAATCCCTCCGGTTAAATCGGCCGGAACCGCATCAGCCTTGGCTACATCAATCGGAATAAAGGCGACTTTATTGACGTTATCTGCGCGGAACATCCGGTGTATGCAGGAGACGTCATATGTCCAAAAATCCTTAATGGCATTTCCGTCGGCGTCCTGCTGCGACCACATTGATTCGGCATTGGTCAGCAGCCGCAATGATGCGACAGCAGAATTCTCATTGGCAGAAATACGGCCGGTCAGGAGATTGGGAATTGCAATCGCCGCAATCACGGCGATAATGGCGATAACAATCATCAGTTCTATGAGGGTAAATCCGTGCTTATCCTGAACCAAACCGGTTTGAGATTTGTTATACATAAATCTCCATTTGGTGTAAAGGGCGCCCCGATTTGCCGTCGGGACGCCCTTTTTCAAATACGTACCGGGTAGTTTTAGTCAGCCACGCGCCAGTTCCTGCCGCCGGGTCCAGCTGTACCAGTTGGATTTACGCTGGGCCAGTTTAAGCCGCCAGCTGCTGTGGTTAGCCATCTATTGGCTTGTCCACCGGTATCATTGGCATAGATGGTGCCTTCCTGGTTCACGATAAACGAGTTAATTCCGCTTGTGCCATAGGCATCCGGAGCCGCCATAAAACCAAATCGGCTGTTGTTACAAGATACTAATGCTGCTCCTCCTACTCCGACATTATTCACGTTATAAAGATCTACGGCAACTGAACCATTTGTCAACGCCTGGAACCAGAAGCCGGATTTCACGGTGCTAACAATGGCTGTCGGAGTTGCCGATGACCAGTCCTCCATAAGCGGGCCGGTGGCACCAAACACATCATCAACCACTTCAGCATTGTCGGCCTTGGCCAAATCTATGGGGATAAAGGCCACTTTGGTTGAGCCATCCGCGCGATACATACGATGCATACAGGAGACATCGCGGGTCCAGTAATCCTTTATGCCATTACCGTCAGCGTCCTGTTGCAGCCAGACCGCTTCCGATGAGGTTATCAATTTTAGGGCTGCTACCGCAGAATTCTCATTGGCCGACATACGGCCGCTGAGCAGGTTCGGAATCGCGATAGCCGCGATAATCGCGATGATAGCAATAACTATCATCAGTTCAATCAAGGTAAAACCTTGTTTACGCATAGTTTTTACTCCTTTAGAGTCAGTAATTACTGACTCTTCTGGCCCCGAAGTATTCGGGACCATTGTTTATAATGTTAGTGGTCCCGCCCGTACGGGTCGGGTCCAGCAACAACATAGATATCACTACTCTCTATGCCTTCTATGTCCCGACACCTTTCGTCGGGATAAGAGATTGTAACGCCCATACGGGCTGACAATCTCTAATAAGTTAGGTTCTCTCACCTCCTCTCCTAATTATAGAAGCCACAGATACATAGTGCATCTGTTTTGTTTATCATTTATGTGCAATTATTATGCCAAAACCAGCCGATTTGTCAATTAATAGTGATATTTTTATAAGGTTTTTATTATCATATTGATATAGCAATATTATTTTACAGCTTATGGCGGACAGTATAAGGTTAAGCAGTCTCTATGACTAAAATATGGTACAAAGTGACAATTTTTGTCACTAATAGGACAAATTTGGACACCACCTATAATTTAGCAATCTGTCAAGATATTTATATCAATAAGCGTCGTAACTCGTCAATATGGCCGATTACGGCATCGGGCTGATAATCGCCTTCAGACGGCGGGACAATTCTATACGGCTCATATTGCCTGGTCTGAATCGCCTGCATGCCGATGCGCTTTGCCCCCTGGATATCATCCAGCCAGGTATCGCCCACATAGATGCATTGCTTGGCGGCCAGGTTCAGGCGCTTAAGCATCGTGGCAAAGGGAAGCGGATGCGGCTTGACATAACCGACCTCGCCGGAAACCACTATCGTCTCGAATCTATCCGTCAGTCCAATCTTGGTCAGAGAATCCCTAATACATCTGCCGCAGGGATAGTTGGAAACCAGGCCCAGGCGGTAATATTGGAACAGGTCATCGAGCAATGGCCGGACATTACCGGGCAGTTCCACCACCTGCAAAAATGTATTATATCTGGCATCGGTCAGGGTGGTTATCTGTTCCTCTGAAGCCGTGGTGTTGTAGAGTTCCCGGATTAACTCAATCGCGATGCTTCGTAAATCGTTCTCTTTGAAGCCGTTTTGATAAGGGGCGGCAAACTGCCGGTCCCGGATAGCGGCCATGCGCTCCAGGTCGCAAGACCCGAACATCCGGATTAGCGCCTGCTCCCGGGCGTCGTTGAATGATTTAATCTGCCGCGGGCCGAATTCCACCAGCGTATTGCCCAAATCAAAAACAATCGCCTTTATATCAGCTAAAATAAGTGGCATATTTATTTTATAACATATCAACAAATAATATACAATGTTAATCATGATGTTCCAAAAATGTCATTCCCGCGAAAGCGGGAATCCAGTAATCCCCAAGCGGTCTGGATTCGCTTCGCGGTCTCTGCTGAGTTCCGTGTCCCGCCCAGAGGCGAGGCCCGCCAGAGGCGGCAAGCACGGAATGACAGGAAGTAATTCGTATGACTAATTCCGAGTTGAAACCATTCCTGGCCCCGTTAGAAGCGAACACAGTAGTGACCGCGTCAGCGAACAAAAGTAATAATCCTAAACCGTTGTTATGTTTACCCCGTTAGAAAGTTCTATCAATTATGTTTATATTCATTAAAAGGTTTTATTATCCAGACACATATCTTTCTAACGGGGTTCACCAACCTTCAGGAACGCTTCTAACGGGGTTAGCCGCGCTGGCCGCCATACTGATGTGGAGCGTCATGGCATTGCTGACCGTCAAACTCCCGGCCGTGCCGCCATTCTTCCTGGCCGGCTCAACCCTCCTCTTGGGCGGGCTGATATCACTGCCCAAGATTCGCGCCTGGCACTGGAATACCAAATTTATACTGGTCGGTGCCGCAGCGGTCTTCCTCTACCAATTCCTGTTATTCATCGCCCTGCGCTCCTCGCCGGCCATTGAGTGCAACCTGATTAACTACCTCTGGCCGCTCCTGATAATCCTGCTGGCTCCGATATTCGACCGCCAGGTGCATTTAAGGCCGGTTCATATCCTGGGCGGGCTGCTGGGCTTTAGCGGGGCAGTCATCGCCATCTACAACCAAGCCAATGGCATTTCAACCGCCTTGTATTGGGGCTATCTGATGGCCCTGGGCGCCGCCCTGACCTGGTCTTCCTATTCGCTCTACATGAAACGGTTTGCCAACACCTCGGCCTGGACCATGGGACCGGTCTGCATCATCAGCGGCATATTCTCGCTCAGCGGCTCAATGATTTCCGGTGAGGTCATCAGATTGGGCCGGGTGGATATCCTGTATCTGGTTATTATCGGGCTTGGGCCGCTGGGATTATCATTCTATCTCTGGAACTATGCGATGAAAAGGGCTGACCCGCGCAAAATCGGGACGCTCTCCTACTTAGCTCCGATCCTCAGCACCATCTGGCTGTCATTAGGCACCGGACTGCCGCTGAGTTTTGGTCTGCTCATCGCCCTGGGATTGGTCGTGTCCGGCGCGATACTGGGCCGGCGGGAGCGGAGGAATTGAAACCACAAATAGACACGAATTGACACAAATGGATTCGTGTTTATTCGTGTGCATTAGTGGTTGCCTTGTAGGCCGGAATCTGCGATAGGGGGGAACCAGATTAGGACTTTAACAACGGGATTAAACTGATTTTCCGCTAAATCAGTTAAATCCTGCGGAGTCACAACGGAGTCCCGATTATTTCGGGGTTGTTAGAAATTCGTATGTGTCCCCAGATTACGCTTTTTCAATCTTGGCCCCAGAGTGCATACATTCCATTCCTTACATCGTTACTATCCAATCTTTATATCGTCAGCATCTAACATTTATATCGTTACCACCTAATTTTTACATCGTTACCATCAAACTTCTACATTGTCACCATCCAATTCTTACGGAGTGGCCATCAAACTTCTACATCTTCACCATCTAACATTTATATCGCTACCATTTAATTTTTACGTCGTTACCATCAAACCTCTACATGGTCACCATCCAATATTTACGGGGTGGCCATCAAATCATTAGCTGGTTACTGTCCAATATTTACAGGGTTGCTATCAAATATTTAAATGGTTACCATCTAATTCCTACGGAGGCGCTATTAACCCTAAGAAGCGACACTATCCTGGGTTATTCCAGTAGGGGGGATACCCTACCCCCCACCGGCTAAGGATTGACCATAGTGTAACCCTAATATTATCAATATGTTAAAATTAGGGTATCATGAAAATACCTGTTGAAACCTAAACTTTTCACATTTTGATTATGCCGAAATATTGATTTTTACACTGAAAAGTTTAGTATTCATCTATGGCACGAAAACCGTCTTTTATCAGTGTTAACCCCGAGGAGATTGAGCAGGTCCGGCGTTTCTTAAATGCTTCCTTATACTGCGACCGTAAAGCAAGGAAACTTAAGGGGCATCGCCGTCGCCATCGGGCACAGATAGTGTATTTTTCATTATTGGGCCGGACCGTTTCCTGGATTGCCCATGAATTCAAGGTCAGCCAACAAACCGTCTGGAAATGGCGCCAGATATATAAGCAGCAGGGAATTGAAGGATTAAAGGGCCGGCATAATTAGTTTATTTATTCTCCTGGGCCTTTTCTATCTCCTCCCACGGCACGCCGGGGTTATTTCTTGACAGGGCCGGAGCTAAATGGTATAATATGTCAATGAAAAAGATGTGGATAAGGGTAGCCCATTCTTTCCGCCAGGCTGAGAAGTTTGACCGCCAATATTACCAGTCCATGTCGCCGGAAGAGCGGCTTTCAACGGTCCAGTTCCTGCGCGAGAGCCTGGCTCAGTTCAGCCAGAAAGGCCAACATGCATATCGAAAAGGATTACGAAGAGTTATTAAAGTTGTTAAACCGGCATAAGGTCCGCTACTGCGTGGTCGGAGCTTTTGCCGTGGCTTTTTACAGCCGCCCGCGCTACACCAAGGATATGGATATCCTGGTCGAGCCGTCCAGCGCCAACGCCCGTAAGGTTATCCGGGCTCTGAAGGATTTCGGATTTAAGCGCCTGCCGATGGATGAAACAGAGTTGGCTAAGCCGGGCCAGATTGTCCAGCTGGGCTACGAACCGGTCCGGGTGGATATCATCACTTCCATCGAAGGGTGCGAATTCGGCCAGGTCTGGAAGAACCGGGCGACCGGCCGATACGGCAAGCAGAAGATTTATTTCATCGGACTGAAGGAATTGCTCAAGAACAAGAAGGCCCTGAACCGCCCGCAGGATAAAATGGATTTAGACAACCTGTCCAAAGACCGCTAACTGCCGAAAACCTTTCCGCGGCGCAAATCATAGAGTCCCCATCAGATTAACCACTGCACTAAGCGCAGCGTGACCACCGCAGTGACCGTGAAGTGAATACGAAGGCACAACCCCCGGCCCCCTTTTCTAAGGGGAAGTGGCCAATAAATTCCCCCTTACGAAAGGGGGATAAAGGGGGTTGTTTCCTCTTTGTGTCTTTGTGGTGAAGATTCGTCTTAATTATTAATGATAAGAGTAGTTTCTAACTTATTCCACGGATTCCGGCTGGAATCTTTCTTAGGCCTATGATATTTGATTATTATTTTGTCACCCTTTTTTGCGGCTCTAATTAATCCGGCTAATTGTTGTGCGGATTTTATTGGTTCTTTATTCCAATCATTAACAACATCTCCTTTTTGCAGTCCAGCCCGTTCAGCCGGGCTACCCTCTTTCACTCGGCTGATAAAAAAACCATGAGCATTTTTACCGCTCACTATAGAACGCAAAGCGTATGATTTAACGAGAGATAGTTGGATACCGATTGCATTTTCTATTTCTTCGCAGCATTCTTTTTCTTGTTGATAAGAGGAAATGCCATCGGATAAGATTTGACGGATTATTTTTTCCTCGATAGACGAATTAGACTCTGAATCTTGGAAGAATTCTGGATGCCAGTTTAGGTTACTATACCAGTGCATAATCCCGGCGGCGGTAAGCAGGGCGGCCAGGATGCCGATTACGATTAATAGGGCGCGGGTCATATTCTATTTACCTTCTTTATTTTTGAAGTTGGTGACTTCTACCAGCCAAAAGGTGTCAGTCAAAAATATTCCCTCTTGGTTGACAGTGGTTTTGGTATTGTCGGGCTGCAGGACGAGTATTGTATTGTTCATCAGTCGTGTCTTGACCTGCATACTGGTCTTTCGGGCGGAGTCCCAGGTATCTGAGATTTTAACAGACAGGAATATGGTCGATTTTTCAGCCGGCTGGACCAGGAATGACGCCCGGCGTCTTTTTTCCGTGCCATCCTTTTCGACCTCGCCGAGAGAACATGTTCCCGGTTGGCCGTCAACCAGGAGTAAGCTGGGCAGCAGGGCCACCCGGGCTTTGTATTTGCTTTCGAGGGTAGCCAGCGCCTCATCCAGTTTTTTATTGTCGCATTCGGCCTGTATCTTTATCGGGGTTTCCGGGGCGCCCAGGATTATCGCGGCCGTTTTTATCTGGTATTGGATGGGCGGTTTGTCCTCGGCATATATTATTTTCTGCACTTCTTCCAAAACCTGAGGAGTATCGCAGATGATTATTCTGTTTTTGTACCGGTCAGACTCAAGCGTGATGGTTCCTTCCTTTGATTTTATGGCATTGAGCCGGTCAATAAAATCCCGGACCATTTTCGGCCTGAGGGATTGGAAATCAGGGTTATCCTGCTTGTCGTCTACGTCAGCCAGCAGAATGTAATTAAGCTGAAAGACCTTTGTTTGCAGGTTCTCTTCAATTTCCGCTTCTATCACGCCGAAGTCGCGCAGGACTTCTTCAGCCGCTTTACGCACCTTGTCTTTAGGGTCCGATAACAGTCTTTTTATGTCCGGAATCGCCTCTTCGGACTTATTAAGCGCCCAAATAGCTGAGAAGCGCACCTCTTCGTCAGGGTCGGCTAACAATTTGATTATGGCCGGCGCGTTTTCACGGGTAGCATATAATTCATCCAGCGTGTCAACTGCCGTGCAACGCACCTGGGCGTCTGAATCTGATAACAATCCGGTTATTGCGGGTATGGCTTCCCTGGCTCTTAACAACTTAAGCGCGTAAACCGAAGAATTGCGCACCTCGGCATCCGGGTCTGAAAGCAGCCGGATGAGCGGCGGGATTGCCTTTTCAGCCTGCCAGAAGCCGAGGATATCAGCCGCGGCGCCGCGCGTTTCGCTGGCCGGATGGGACAGGAACCCGATGACCTGTTTTATGGCTTCCCGGCTTTTCAATTCCCTAAGCGCCTTAACGGTAACATAAACTTCATCGGGACTGCCATTGTATAGCTTGTCCGCCAGTTCGATTACCTGTTCCGACGTTACCTTTTCTGTTGCGGGCTCCGGGATTCCTTCGGCCGGCCGGCCGGTGGTCATGAAGAGCGTTTCCTGGAATTCGCAACATTCAATCATGAAGTTATTGTCTTCATAATCCG from Planctomycetota bacterium includes:
- a CDS encoding DUF2950 family protein → MYNKSQTGLVQDKHGFTLIELMIVIAIIAVIAAIAIPNLLTGRISANENSAVASLRLLTNAESMWSQQDADGNAIKDFWTYDVSCIHRMFRADNVNKVAFIPIDVAKADAVPADLTGGILPFGGIQVEVWTSVLTGTKSGYWFRAMTLDAPGGTAYRVNTVGTNTIPACNNNRYGFMAAPDVYGTSGVNSLIVNEAGTVFATDTGLTTGPWKTTATGGLDWPGVNPAGVDGPAGRRWRVAD
- a CDS encoding HAD family hydrolase codes for the protein MPLILADIKAIVFDLGNTLVEFGPRQIKSFNDAREQALIRMFGSCDLERMAAIRDRQFAAPYQNGFKENDLRSIAIELIRELYNTTASEEQITTLTDARYNTFLQVVELPGNVRPLLDDLFQYYRLGLVSNYPCGRCIRDSLTKIGLTDRFETIVVSGEVGYVKPHPLPFATMLKRLNLAAKQCIYVGDTWLDDIQGAKRIGMQAIQTRQYEPYRIVPPSEGDYQPDAVIGHIDELRRLLI
- a CDS encoding EamA family transporter, translating into MFIFIKRFYYPDTYLSNGVHQPSGTLLTGLAALAAILMWSVMALLTVKLPAVPPFFLAGSTLLLGGLISLPKIRAWHWNTKFILVGAAAVFLYQFLLFIALRSSPAIECNLINYLWPLLIILLAPIFDRQVHLRPVHILGGLLGFSGAVIAIYNQANGISTALYWGYLMALGAALTWSSYSLYMKRFANTSAWTMGPVCIISGIFSLSGSMISGEVIRLGRVDILYLVIIGLGPLGLSFYLWNYAMKRADPRKIGTLSYLAPILSTIWLSLGTGLPLSFGLLIALGLVVSGAILGRRERRN
- a CDS encoding helix-turn-helix domain-containing protein, producing MARKPSFISVNPEEIEQVRRFLNASLYCDRKARKLKGHRRRHRAQIVYFSLLGRTVSWIAHEFKVSQQTVWKWRQIYKQQGIEGLKGRHN
- a CDS encoding nucleotidyltransferase, which produces MHIEKDYEELLKLLNRHKVRYCVVGAFAVAFYSRPRYTKDMDILVEPSSANARKVIRALKDFGFKRLPMDETELAKPGQIVQLGYEPVRVDIITSIEGCEFGQVWKNRATGRYGKQKIYFIGLKELLKNKKALNRPQDKMDLDNLSKDR
- a CDS encoding PDZ domain-containing protein, translated to MTRALLIVIGILAALLTAAGIMHWYSNLNWHPEFFQDSESNSSIEEKIIRQILSDGISSYQQEKECCEEIENAIGIQLSLVKSYALRSIVSGKNAHGFFISRVKEGSPAERAGLQKGDVVNDWNKEPIKSAQQLAGLIRAAKKGDKIIIKYHRPKKDSSRNPWNKLETTLIINN
- a CDS encoding HEAT repeat domain-containing protein yields the protein MNRTILVLIGIFCALVSAAGIMQHNQIQSIKLPIMILSRTEGRGFPGLEQQKTVYLPNDYGFLLNYLGQTEPEFYLYNRPSWTITVTGDFRQFIAGLKQFPDGAKVDQIHKCQVSFEYGMPGYEGEWLDEIIKEKKFRMTDYEDNNFMIECCEFQETLFMTTGRPAEGIPEPATEKVTSEQVIELADKLYNGSPDEVYVTVKALRELKSREAIKQVIGFLSHPASETRGAAADILGFWQAEKAIPPLIRLLSDPDAEVRNSSVYALKLLRAREAIPAITGLLSDSDAQVRCTAVDTLDELYATRENAPAIIKLLADPDEEVRFSAIWALNKSEEAIPDIKRLLSDPKDKVRKAAEEVLRDFGVIEAEIEENLQTKVFQLNYILLADVDDKQDNPDFQSLRPKMVRDFIDRLNAIKSKEGTITLESDRYKNRIIICDTPQVLEEVQKIIYAEDKPPIQYQIKTAAIILGAPETPIKIQAECDNKKLDEALATLESKYKARVALLPSLLLVDGQPGTCSLGEVEKDGTEKRRRASFLVQPAEKSTIFLSVKISDTWDSARKTSMQVKTRLMNNTILVLQPDNTKTTVNQEGIFLTDTFWLVEVTNFKNKEGK